The following are from one region of the Elgaria multicarinata webbii isolate HBS135686 ecotype San Diego chromosome 13, rElgMul1.1.pri, whole genome shotgun sequence genome:
- the LOC134408031 gene encoding platelet-activating factor receptor-like, with product MQCPLTHKVSCLSIQAVLSCRSTGLLPLPTCKLAIFSVSLLSRHFCFHFGLMLPPFLSFSSIGMNNSTIMGGRCRLNDPMQFILVPAVYCLVLCVGLPGNLAALLVFLQSGRVRKAIRIYLINLTLADIFFNLTLPFWIPYYLAEGHWELPEAFCRLAGATYYLATYSAMAFMTLISLNRYCTVAKLELALNKPQGALVACTVAWVLCVACAVPSLVTQQTHRAESISLKCFEQHSGRSSYAYAMVVLFAASFLIVLGAYLSIMRSLSAATGTCRGGHRRRARAMALGMLLVFVVCVAPYHLSLVPWVADWMSGSLCSPPSFLDNLHMFSVALLSLNSCIDPLIYCFSIKRFRTDLWAMVRKVTRCHPLPLPPPPPLPPPSENRFPANIRSSSLTSS from the coding sequence ATGCAGTGTCCACTCACCCACAAAGTGTCTTGTCTGTCCATCCAAGCTGTCCTGTCTTGTCGGTCTACTGGCCTTCTTCCATTACCTACCTGCAAACTGGCCATTTTCTCTGTCTCCCTGCTTTCTCGccacttctgctttcattttggcctgatgctccctcccttcctgtctTTTAGCAGCATTGGGATGAACAACTCCACCATCATGGGGGGCCGGTGCCGGCTTAACGACCCCATGCAGTTCATCCTGGTGCCAGCCGTCTACTGCCTGGTGTTGTGCGTGGGGTTGCCAGGCAACCTGGCGGCCTTGCTCGTCTTCCTGCAGAGCGGGCGGGTGAGGAAGGCGATCCGCATCTACCTCATCAACCTCACACTGGCTGACATCTTCTTCAACCTCACCCTGCCGTTCTGGATCCCTTACTACCTGGCGGAGGGGCACTGGGAGCTGCCGGAAGCCTTCTGCCGCCTGGCCGGGGCCACCTATTATTTGGCTACCTACAGCGCCATGGCCTTCATGACACTCATTAGCCTCAACCGCTACTGTACGGTGGCCAAGCTGGAGCTGGCCTTGAACAAACCCCAGGGAGCGTTGGTGGCCTGCACGGTGGCCTGGGTGTTGTGCGTAGCCTGTGCTGTTCCCTCCTTGGTTACCCAGCAGACTCACCGGGCTGAATCCATCAGCCTGAAGTGTTTTGAGCAGCACTCGGGCCGGAGCAGCTACGCCTACGCCATGGTGGTTTTGTTTGCGGCCTCCTTCCTGATCGTGTTAGGCGCCTACCTGTCCATCATGAGATCTCTCTCCGCTGCCACCGGCACCTGTCGAGGTGGACACCGGCGTCGAGCACGCGCCATGGCCCTGGGCATGCTGTTGGTGTTTGTAGTCTGCGTGGCCCCCTATCACCTCTCCCTGGTTCCCTGGGTAGCTGACTGGATGTCTGGCTCTCTGTGCAGCCCTCCATCATTCCTGGACAACCTCCACATGTTCAGTGTGGCTCTCCTGAGCCTCAACAGCTGCATCGACCCACTCATCTATTGCTTCTCCATCAAGCGCTTCCGGACAGATTTGTGGGCGATGGTGCGAAAGGTCACCCGCTGCCACCCGCTGcccttgccaccgccaccacctctGCCGCCACCCTCAGAAAACAGATTTCCAGCCAATATTAGGTCATCTTCCTTAACCTCCTCATAG
- the TMEM35B gene encoding transmembrane protein 35B has translation MALLFSALRVLLGLFFAASGVVKLTDQIASDVHQQLKSQFVQFADVFPLKEFGYKLEPALYLEAVGWIEVVAGLLLAFGPQLLQELSNFVLTIVMIGAIYTLLVLKKPIAMCAPATVSLGLLLLLNIRGRGKCAKSKFD, from the exons ATGGCGCTGCTCTTCTCCGCGCTCCGCGTGCTGCTGGGCCTTTTCTTCGCCGCCTCCGGCGTCGTCAAACTGACCGATCAGATTGCAAGCGACGTCCATCAGCAGCTG AAATCTCAGTTTGTGCAGTTTGCTGATGTCTTTCCCCTGAAGGAGTTTGGTTACAAGCTGGAGCCGGCCCTCTACCTGGAAGCAGTGGGCTGGATAGAAGTGGTGGCGGGTTTGCTTTTGGCCTTTGGGCCCCAGTTGCTGCAGGAACTCAGTAATTTTGTACTCACCATTGTCATGATAG GTGCCATCTACACCCTCTTGGTTTTGAAGAAACCCATTGCCATGTGTGCCCCGGCTACGGTCTCCTTGGGTCTTCTGCTTCTCCTCAACATCCGGGGAAGAGGGAAATGTGCCAAATCAAAGTTTGACTGA